Below is a genomic region from Helicoverpa armigera isolate CAAS_96S chromosome 12, ASM3070526v1, whole genome shotgun sequence.
GGGCTGGCCCGAGAGGTTTGCCCGCGCCTCGTCCATAGTGAAGACTTCTTGAAGAGAATTTAATCCGGACTTGTACGCAAAATAGAAGCAATCATTGATTTGCTTCCCCATCTTGCCGTGGCTATAGAAGGTGGCGAAGAAATTGAAGTCGAATTCCTGGGGAAAGAAGTCAtgtttattgatttatcttGATTAAGGACTGGGGCAGCACACTTTtgggtttaaaaatatttaggctaattttaatatttaggagCGTAGAAGTCGTCATAACCACTTCACTGTTCTCGATGCAGACATAATAGTTAAGCAATCGGTATATCCAGTATCATATACGACATACGACACAAACAATCGGTTCACCACCCCGCTTTGGAGGTTCTGCGCCTTAAGAatctatagataaaaaaatccttCCTTATTTCTACATTACCCTCAAAGCTTTCCATCCTTCAGTAGCATCAGTAACAATGACCGGAGTCGTGCTGTACGCGTACTTGTCTTCAAACTCCTCGGCGGTCGTGTTGGCTAGGCGCACCACGTCATCAACTCCTAAGCACATGGAACAGTCTTCTGGTGGACGAAATACTGACTTGAGAATGACGGCAGCTCCAAGATGCAGCTCTGAATTAAAAAGGGAATATTGGGAGCAGAAGACTGGGACTGTCGTGGATTGTAATAAATAGCAGGAAAGACGGTTGAAAATGACTAACGATGGCTGGCAGGTTCTAGATTCGATCCTTCTGATCCGATATAGGACCCTGTTATGAACTCTTGTCTCGTACTTAAAAGAATAATTACTAGACTTACCCGACTACCCAGAAGTTCGGTATAAACCCATCGTCCACTAATTAGGAGCACAAAAATCAAACACGCAGTCAAAAAAGTATACCGCGCAGTATTCCCGCCAAAACCTTTCTTTTCATTACTTTTTGGGATATCAAGACGCGAAATATACGAATTACTTAATTTCAAACTATCAATTTTGTTGAGAATTTTCAGTACTTTCAATTCAGCAGTTTTGTATGTTTTCGCGCAAGTTTTGGAGCGAATAGGTTGGTTCATTGTGACTCGTTGCGCGATTCGGGGCTGACTGAAAGGGGTTTCATACAATGCTTTTTATAGGGGAGGATATTATTTACAGCCTGTGTGATAGGTAATGCGATTTATAAAGAGTTCTTTGAACAGTTAGCTATGTGGTATGGAGTTGAATTTGGGATAAGCATGTCTAAGTAAATTCCACGTTGCTTTGAAAATATTGGaaattttttcaatatatttaatcATCTTCTCTTGAAATTCCTAATCCATTCCAGAAATCTAGTTAGTTAATTCTAAGTTACTCATGCTCACTTACACAAACAAGTGAGCGGgagtaacttaaaattacctGCGCTATGAGTTTTTGGTGGTATGGGGATTCTGAGGGTACCTACTTTCTTAATACCTAAGTTGTGATTGTCATTGCTAAActgttcacaataaaaacaatcgaGTGAAACGTAATTTCGGGAATAAAGTTAAAGTTTCCGTAGTATCAACTCCATGGATGTCCCCGTCTGGTGCGGGATAAGTAACGCGTTGTGGGTGCAATGGGTATGAAATTGGAATTCATTATCTGTCGCGTAGCAGCAACTGTGTCCTCGTTACACGCTCCACGCTTGCCGTCACACGATAGTCTCGCGATTTAACAGATTTTGATAGATATTCTTTTAGAAACCAAACCATAGGAAAAGTTTGGTTTGGGGTATAGGGGATTTGAAAACCTAGCAGGTAAAGCTATAATACACAGcatgattattaatttgtattggtAGATATAGCTATTTGCTGAAACTAGTACTACggctgaaaaagaaaaagagaGCTAAAAAAGAGAAAGAgcagattataaaatattattatttatattttatttttgtattttttataatattttaaaggtttcttattttaagaataaaaacagTTCCGTTTCCGCTCAGCTGTAGTATTGCCAAACAATGAAACTGAACGTCACGATGACAATCATTCATTTCAAatgtcaaaacaaacaaaactggAATTTTGAGTAGGGTTAGtattttgtaacaataaaatatattaatttgttcTGAAACATGGCTGCTATTCTGGGAGGCGGGCTAGGAGGACTCTCTACAGGTTACTATTTGCTCAAAAACAATTtgaacaacaataataatttaaaacttattctattgGAAGCGACCAACTACTGCGGCGGGTGGATCAAATCTATCCGCACGAAGGATTATGTATTCGAACAGGGACCGAGGACTATCCGACCCAAAGGGGTAATTGGATTGAACACGTTAAATATGATGGAAGACCTGGGTCTGAGCGAGCACATCGCGGCCATCAAGCCCGACCACCCGGCCGCTAAGAACAGAATGATTTACGTACGTAACAACTTACATGTCTTACCATCGAGCCTAATAAGTGTCTTCCAGAAGAATCAGCCATTCTCCAAGCCTCTCATCTATGCTCTGTTCAATGATATTAAGTCACCTTACAAAGAAATGCAAGACGATTCGATTTACAACTTCGTTGAGCGACGTTTCGGTAAAGAAATCGCAGACTACGCTATAGCTCCGATGATCTGCGGTATTTGTGCGGGAGATGCGAAGGAAATATCTGTCAAGTTTCTCATGAAAACATTGTTTGAATATGAACAAAACCATGGAGGAGTTGTGAAGGGCTTGATGAAGTCTATGTTTCAATCTAAGTCTGATACCAACATGGATCTAAGTGAATTAGCTAAAAAGGCACAAGAAGAGAAATGGAATGTGTACACAATAAAAGGAGGCTTAGAAACCTTCCCTGATACTTTGCAGAGCTATTTAACTGACAATAAAGTGGAAGTCAATCTGAATACCCAAGTTGAAGAAATACAGTTTATTGATTCAAGCTGTGCATTAATGAGAGATTCAAAAGGAAACAATCTGACAGCCAACCATATCTACTCTTCCATACCAGCTTATGCTCTTGCCAAGCTCGTGAGGAAGCAACACCCAGCGTTAGCAGATAACTTGAATGACATCCCCTTTGTAACAGTAGGAATAGTTAacttatattttgatataaaagaaCCACTAATTGAACCTGCGTTTGGGTTTCTAGTGCCACCTATTGAGAACTCTCCTATTTTGGGAGTAGTGTTTGACTCTTGCTGTATACCAGACCAGAATGGAACAGTGCTAACTGTCATGCTCGGAGGCAGATGGTTCAAGGAGAAGTTTGGTGACGATGCTTCAGAGCAGATGTTATTAGACATAGCTAAGAAGGAAATAGTCAAGATATTGAATATAAAGTTTGAGCCGACTGCTCACCAtgtgaatattttgaaacaatgtATACCTCAATATGTGATAGGGCATTATGAACGAGTTGAAAAAATTCGAGAGTACATTGCTGTGCACAATTTGCCAATATCTCTAGTTGGCTGTAGTTATGATGGCGTTGGTATAAACGACGTCATTTATTCTGCTAAGAAACAAGTTGAAGACAGTCCTTGTGTTACAGTCACAAAAGATTATACTTAGTTCAATTTGAACACGAAAGTCGGAAATACATTGTTAGAATTTGAATGGGTTTGGGAATGAGCaatgcatttattttgttttatcatgtttttgttaataaatggttttaactgttttatttttattttcatacaaaataatatgggGATGAAGTCCCAACTACTCTCCACTCCACAGAAAAGACTGTTGCTTCTTCCAATgcacaaaatattgttatatcaAAGTATGTACTATGATTAAGAatttaatgcaaaataaaactattttcttgttcaaaatattttatttcagctaAACATAATACAACCAAGTTAAACTTGCAGCAGCGTGTATAAAATGTGCAAACTTTTATAAGCTAATGGTTATATgcttaaattattaagtagtgagaacttatgtatttaaaaataataccttaatttacatataaaaaaaataaataactaactaaaatCTCAGAACACATGGAATTTCATAAATAACTTCATCTAGCATATTTTAGGCACATATTGTGTTTCTAGCTGCTTGCTACATGGATTAAGTTAAATATTCGATATTACCagtaataggtatatttattaacaatttcTAGCCTAGCCTGTTATCTATAAGTGCTGATTATCATATTGTCAAAACCTAGTTATTCTTAGTAAGTCATGTCCTCATAAACGTTAGTACATATTATAtggcttaat
It encodes:
- the LOC110382062 gene encoding LOW QUALITY PROTEIN: uncharacterized protein LOC110382062 (The sequence of the model RefSeq protein was modified relative to this genomic sequence to represent the inferred CDS: inserted 1 base in 1 codon) gives rise to the protein MNQPIRSKTCAKTYKTAELKVLKILNKIDSLKLSNSYISRLDIPKSNEKKGFGGNTARYTFLTACLIFVLLISGRWVYTELLGSRSCILELPSXLKSVFRPPEDCSMCLGVDDVVRLANTTAEEFEDKYAYSTTPVIVTDATEGWKALREFDFNFFATFYSHGKMGKQINDCFYFAYKSGLNSLQEVFTMDEARANLSGQPWYVGWSTCYDDETRRLRSYYNRPYFLPKTAESDMVDWIFMGGPGQGAHMHVDSVRHMSWQAQVRGRKQWELAPPPECLYTCRWISFTVAPGEILVVDTNRWYHKTNVLPGDISITIGAEYD
- the LOC110381308 gene encoding protoporphyrinogen oxidase, which translates into the protein MAAILGGGLGGLSTGYYLLKNNLNNNNNLKLILLEATNYCGGWIKSIRTKDYVFEQGPRTIRPKGVIGLNTLNMMEDLGLSEHIAAIKPDHPAAKNRMIYVRNNLHVLPSSLISVFQKNQPFSKPLIYALFNDIKSPYKEMQDDSIYNFVERRFGKEIADYAIAPMICGICAGDAKEISVKFLMKTLFEYEQNHGGVVKGLMKSMFQSKSDTNMDLSELAKKAQEEKWNVYTIKGGLETFPDTLQSYLTDNKVEVNLNTQVEEIQFIDSSCALMRDSKGNNLTANHIYSSIPAYALAKLVRKQHPALADNLNDIPFVTVGIVNLYFDIKEPLIEPAFGFLVPPIENSPILGVVFDSCCIPDQNGTVLTVMLGGRWFKEKFGDDASEQMLLDIAKKEIVKILNIKFEPTAHHVNILKQCIPQYVIGHYERVEKIREYIAVHNLPISLVGCSYDGVGINDVIYSAKKQVEDSPCVTVTKDYT